A stretch of DNA from Rhodothermales bacterium:
TGTGGGGCTCTGCTCCTACCTGCTCATCGGGTTCTGGTACACCGACCTCAAGAATTCGGCCGCCGCCAACAAGGCGTTCATCATGAACCGGGTGGGCGATTTCGCCTTCCTGATGGCCATGTTCATTTTTGTGCGCGAAATCGGCGCACTGGACTTCGCGACGCTGCTCGCCGAGGGCCCGAACATGGAACAGACCATGATCAACTGGGCCGTATTACTGCTCTTCATCGGAGCGACCGGCAAGAGCGCGCAGATTCCGCTCTTCACCTGGCTGCCGGACGCCATGGCGGGCCCGACTCCGGTGTCAGCACTGATTCACGCCGCGACCATGGTGACCTCAGGGCTGTACCTGCTGGCGCGCATGTCGCCGGTGGTGCTCGAGGCTCCGGGAATGATGGCGGTCGTCGCTGTCGTAGGTGCGCTGACGGCGATCGTCGCCGCGACCATCGCCATCACGCAGAACGACATCAAGAAGGTGCTGGCCTACTCGACGGTGTCGCAGCTGGGCTTCATGTTCATGGCCAGCGGCGTCGGCGCGTTCTTCGTGGCGATCTTCCACGTGATGACCCACGCCTTCTTCAAGGGCTGCCTCTTCCTGGGCTCGGGTTCGGTCATTCACGGCATGCACCATGTGGAGCATGAGCTGGAGCACGACGGGCACGGCCACCATCTGGATCCGCAGGACATGCGTACGATGGGCGGGCTGAAGAAGTACATGCCGCACACGCGCCGCACGTTCTTTGTCAGCACCCTGGCCATCGCCGGAATTCCGCTCCTTTCAGGCTTCTTCTCCAAGGACGAGATCCTGTTCAAGGTGTTCGAAGCCGGCTTCAACGGCGCGCCGATTGCGTGGCTGGTCTGGGCGGTCGGCGTGATCACCGCGCTCCTGACGGCCATCTACATGACGCGTTGCTACGTGCTGACCTTCGAGGGTGAGCCCCGCTGGCCGCACGCCGACACCCTGCACCCGCATGAGAGCCCGTGGCAGATGACCGTGCCGCTCTATGTGCTGGCCGTGCTTTCCGTCGGCGGCGGCTGGGTAGGCTTCCCTGCCGTGTTTGAAGCCATCGGTCTCGAAAGCTGGATCCACCACTGGCTGGGCGCCAACTACGGCGGACCGGTTGCGGAGGCCCAGTACGACGGTTACGTGCCGGCTGCCATCGAATGGGGGCTGTTGGGTCTCGGCTCCCTGATCGGCATTGGCGGCGTGCTGCTCGCCTGGCGCTGGTACACCACCGAGGGCCTTGCCCGCGACGAGAAACTCGCCGCGCAGTTCGGTGGCCTCTACCGCCTCTGGCAGGGCAAGTACTTCGTGGACGAGGCCTACCACCGCACGGTGGTTCGCCCGGTCATCGGCGGCGCCGAAAAGGCCTTCTCCCCCTTCGACAAGTATTTCGTGGACGGCCTGGTCAACCTGGTCGGCTATACCACACGCGGATTCAGCTATCTGCTCCGCTACCTCCAGACCGGCGTCGTGCAGTCCTATGCCGTGGCGCTGGTTTTCGGTGTGCTCCTCGTACTCGGACTTCTGCTCTTTGGCTGATAGCCGCATCGCTTCCTGATGAATATCCCGAACCTCACTTCTGTCGTCATCTTCCTCCCGCTTCTGGGAGCGTTGGTGACGCTTCTCGTTCGCGGTGACGCCATCAAGTGGTCGGCACTTGGGGTCACGCTGCTCACGTTCGTGGTGTCGCTGGGCCTGCTCATGGGCTTCGATCCCGCGGTCTCCACGGCCACGGCCCCGCAGATGGCGGACATGCTGGACGGCTGGTTCGGTGACCGGCTGGACATCAAGTACTTCGTGGGCATCGACGGGCTGAACATCCTGCTGATCCTGCTCACGACACTACTGGGCCCCATCGTGGTCCTGTCGTCCTGGAACTACATCGGCAAGAGCCACAAGGCCTACTACACGCTGCTGCTCGTGCTTCAGACGGGTGTGACCGGCGTGTTCGCGAGCTTCGACATTTTCCTGTTCTACATCTTCTTCGAGCTGACCCTGATCCCGATGTACTTCATCATCGGCATCTGGGGCGGAGAAGACCGGGTGTATGCCGCCGTCAAGTTTGTGCTGTACACGCTGGTAGGCTCGCTGCTCATGCTTGTGGCGCTGCTCTACCTGGGCTACGCGGCGGGCGATGCGGTCAATGCCGGGGTGTTCACCACCGACTGGTACAAGCTGGTCAGCTTCAACATGCCGCTGGACATGCAGGGCTGGTTGTTCCTGCTGTTTGCCCTTGCGTTCGCGATCAAGGTGCCGCTATTCCCGCTGCACACCTGGCTGCCGGATGCGCACGTGCAGGCGCCGACCGGCGGATCGGTCATTCTGGCCGGCGTGCTGCTGAAAATGGGCACCTACGGCCTCGTCAAGTTCTGCCTGCCGTTTTTCCCGGCGGCGGCACAGGAATACGCGATGACCTTTGCCATTCTGGCGGTCATCGGCATCGTGTACGGAGCACTGGTCTCAAGGGCCCAGACGGATGCCAAGAAATTGGTGGCCTACTCGTCGGTCAGCCACCTTGGTTTCGTGGTGCTGGGCATCTTCGCGTTTACCACGGAAGCCCTGCAGGGCGCCGTGATCCAGATGATCAACCACGGCATCTCCACCGGCGCGCTCTTCCTCCTTGTCGGCATGCTCTACGAGCGTCGCCATACGCGCGTCATGACCGACTTCGGTGGCATCGCCAAGAGTGTTCCGGTACTGACGTTCGTCATGATCCTGACCGTGCTGGCATCGGCCGGCCTGCCCGGACTCAACGGATTCGTGGGTGAGTTCATGATTCTGATGGGCTCCTTCAAGAGCACGGTCATCGGGTCGCCCCTGCTCATTGCGTTCGCAACGACGGGCGTCATCCTCGCAGCCGTTTATCTGCTCTGGATGGTCTACCGCATGTTCTGGGGATCCCTCGAGCGCGACGAGAACCGCTTTATGCAGGACCTGAACGCCCGCGAGCTGGCCCTGCTTGCTCCGCTGGTTGTGCTGATGGTCTGGATGGGCTTCGGCCCCAAACCCTTCCTGGACCTCAGCGAACCAAGCGCCGAGTTCCTGCTGGATACCATCGAGGCCAAACAGGCCTGGAATCCGGCCGAACACCCGCGCCTGGTCTTTGACGGCACGCGGTTTGTCCCGGCCGACGGCGATCTCGAACTCGCCACCCGATAGCTTCGCCCGCTCATGTCCGCCCGTATGAGAACCTTCCGTTATCTGCCGATTCTGCTGCTCCTTGCCGGCCTTGCCGGTTTCAGCAGTCCGGCCATCGCCCAGGAATCGCCCGCATCCCCTACGGAAGCGATTGCCGACTCGGCCGCCATTCAGGATGCCGACGCCGACCACGCCCAGGATGCCGACAATGCGCTGGACGCTGCCGCCGGAGCGGATACGCACGCCGCCGATGACCACGGCGACGACGGGCACGGCCCGCTCCCGCCGGTCTGGCTGGTCATCCCGTTTGCCGCCATCCTGCTCATGATTGCGACCGGGCCGCTGTTCTACTCCCACCACTGGCACCACCACTATCCGAAGTATTCTGTCGCGCTGGGCCTGAGCGTGGCGCTGTACTACGGATTTGTGCTGCACTCCTGGACGCCGGTCATCCACGCGATTCAGGAGTACGCGTCGTTCATTGCGCTGGTCGCGAGTCTCTTCATTGCGGCTTCCGGCATCTACGTGAGCGTGAACGCCAAGGGCAAGCCGGTCACCAACGTCGTCCTGCTGTTCTTCGCGTCCGTAATCGCGAACCTGATCGCCACGACCGGGTCGGCCATGCTCTTCATTCGAGCCTACATGCGCTTGAACACAGGCCGACTGAAGCCCTACCACATCATCTTCTTCATCTTCCTGGTGGCGAACGTCGGCGGCGCGCTGACGCCCATCGGCGATCCGCCGCTGTTCCTCGGCTTCCTGCGCGGTGTGCCGTTCTTCTGGACGATGGTGAACGTGTGGCACATCTGGCTCTTCGCCACGATTCTGATCCTCATCGTCTTCTTCGTGATCGACAGCCGCAACAAGGCGGAGGCACCGGATCCGGATCCGAACAAGTCGCTCATCGAGCTTGAAGGCAAGAAGTCCTTCATCTGGGTGGCCATCATCATCGGTCTGGTCTTCGTCGACCCGAACGTCTTCGACTGGGTGCCCAACCTGTACGCGGACTATCACATCCCCATCGGCATCCGTGAGATGCTGATGTTCGCGGTGGCCTTCGCGGCCTTCTTCACCGCCGACAAGACGGCGATGGAGAAGAACGAGTTCAACTTTGAGCCCATCCGCGAGGTGGGTTGGCTGTTCCTCGGCATCTTCGCCACCATGCAGCCCGCCCTGCAGCTGATTTCCAACTTCGCGGCCTCCAACGCGGACGCGCTCGGAGTAGGCACCTTCTACTGGGGTACCGGCGTTCTTTCGGGCATCCTGGACAATGCGCCGACCTACCTGAACTTCCTGGCAGCAGCCATGGGCAAGTTCGGCCTTGACGTGAACATGCCTTCAGCGGTCGTCGAGTTCGCCACGGGCGTCGACTCGGCCGTCTACCTGCAGGCCATCTCGGTGGCCGCCGTGTTCTTCGGTGCGATGTCGTACATCGGCAACGCTCCCAACTTCATGGTGAAAGCCATCGCCGAGTCAAACGGTGTCGAGACGCCCTCCTTCATGGGCTACATCGTCAAGTACTCGATCCCGATCCTGCTGCCCATTTACCTGATCATCTACATCGTCTTCTACAGTGGCTGGTTCTAGCACATCCAGATCGGCGCTGTCTCCTTCGGAGGTACGGGCCGGCCTTTCCGGGCTGGATGGCTGGTCCTACGAGGACGACAAACTGCACCGCACCCTCGAGTTCGGCACGTTTCGGGAGGCCATGGGCTTCCTGACCCGAATTGCGTTTGAGGCAGAGGAGCTCAACCACCACCCCGAGCTCTTCAACGTCTACAGCACGGTGCGCATCGGACTGACCACCCACGATGCCGGCGACAAGGTGTCTGCCATGGACCTTGAGCTGGCCCGGCGCATCAACCAGATCGCCTGGATCTAACCCGCTTCCCGATGGATCTGACCAACGCATACGCCGACCTGGCGGGCGACCTCATGGCTACCGCCCCCATCACGCTGCTGGCCGTGCTCGGCCTGATTGCCGTGGTGGTGGACAGCTTTCGTAACGACCATCGCAGCGTTCCGTGGATTGCCGGCGTCGGCCTGGGCGTGGCGCTGGTCTGGGAACTGACACGCCTGAATGATCCGGCGGGTACCGCGTTCTACGGCATGCTGCGCACGGGCGGCTTTGCCTCGTTCGTCAACGTGGTGATTCTGCTCGGAGCCGGCCTTTCTGTAGAGCTTTGCGGCACCTACCTGAAGCGGATCAAACACAACTACGGCGAGGTGTATGCCATCATCCTGTTCGCGACGGTGGGCATGATGGTGCTCGGTGCATCGAACAACCTCATCTCCGTGTTTGTGGGCCTGGAGACCATGTCGATCTGTCTGTATGTGCTGACGGGGCTGGTTCGGGATGACGAAGGGGGCATCGAAAGTGCACTGAAGTACTTCCTGCTCGGCGCCTTCGCCACGGGATTTCTGCTCTACGGCATGGCCCTAATCTACGGGGCAACGGGCACCTTCTACCTGCCCGAAATCGCAGCCGCGGTGGCCATCAACGGTGCCTCCATGCTGTTCTGGGCCGGCACCGGCCTCCTGCTGGTGGGCTTCATGTTCAAGGTCAGCGCGGTGCCGTTCCACATGTGGACCCCGGACGTGTACCAGGGCGCGCCGACCACGATCACCGGCTTCATGTCAACGGCCTCCAAGACGGCAGCCTTCGCATCGCTCATCCTGGTCCTGTTCCTGGCCTTTCCGGGCGATGAGCTCTCCTATCCCCTCGCCGTCATCGCCCTGATCACCATGGTGCTGGGCAACGTGCTTGCGGTGGCGCAAAACAATGTGAAGCGCATGCTGGCCTACTCATCGGTGGCCCATGCGGGGTATGTGCTCGTGGGCCTCGCGGCAGGCTCGCAGGCGGGGTATTCGGGCGCGCTCTACTACATGCTGATCTACACGCTGATGAACATCGGTGCGTTCGGCGTGATGGCCCTGCTGGAATGGGACGACAAGGAAGGCCGCGAACAGACGCTGGACTCCCTGGCCGGGGTCGGGCTGCGCAAGCCGCTGCTCGGATGGACGATGGTGTTCTTCATGTTCAGCCTGTCCGGTTTCCCGCCGCTGGGCGGCTTCATGGGCAAGGTGGCTGTGTTTGCACCTGCGGTCGAAGCGGGCATGGTGTGGTTGGCGATTGCGGGTGTGCTCACATCGGCGGTGTCTGCCTACTACTACCTGAGGGTGCTGGTCGTCTTCTTCATGCGGTCCGAGGATGAGGTACGCGTCCCGGTCGCAAACAATGCGTTTCCGGTTCCGCGTAGCGCAGCTGCCGTGCTGATCTTCTGCGCCGCGGCCCTGCTCGTGCTCGGCGTGTACCCGCAGTTGCTCGAACTGACAGAGTCCTACTTCGCGTCGACGGCCGTTGCGTCCCTGCCCTGAGCCGTGCGTTCGCTGGCCAAGGAGCTGATCCCGCACGCCCCGAAGCTGGGGCTGTACGTCGCGCCCCACATCCCGACGGACAAGCTGGACAACGCCATCAAGGATTATGCGCCTGATGTGCAGATTCCGGAAGTCCTTGCGCTCTATGACGGCACCCTACTGGGCAGCGCCAAGGACGGCGTAGTCTTCTGCAAGGAGCGGCTGGTATTCCAGAACACGGACCTGCAGGCTCCGCAGGAAATCCGCTATGACGACATCGTCCGGGTCAACGCCCGCAAAAAGCTCCTGCGTGGCACCAAGGTCTACCTGGACGTCAACCGCGGCCGAGCCACCACGGAGGTGGTCATAGATTTCTCCGCGCGCGATGGGGCGGCAGAGCATGTGGCCTCTTTCCTGGGAGAGGCCATGCTGAAGGACGTCGATTTCGGGCGGGAGCAGGCGGACCCGGCACCACCAGGTCGCCAGGACCCGACCACAGACCGGCACGCGGTCGAGGACGCGCTTGATCGGCTGCAGAAGGCCGGCAATTTGACGCGGGAAGACAAGTACCGCATGCTGGAGGCACTGGACCAGCGAGCGTAGGCGCGAGGCTGGTTATCTTTGCGGGCCCAACTCAGAGGCTCCATGCACTCTCGTCGACAGTTTCTCAAACAGGCCGCCCTGGGGACCGCAGCGCTTGCCCTGCCCCGCATGCCGCGGCGCTCGATGCGCCTGCTCATTCTCGGCGGTACCTCATTCACAGGACCACATCTTGTCCGATTGGCGATCGAGCGCGGGCATACGGTGACGACCTTCACCCGCGGCCTCACCGCTCCGGCCCTGCACGGCGAATGGTTCGCGGAGGCGGAGATGCTGACGGGCGACCGGGACGGCGACCTTTCTGCCCTGGAGGGCCGGAACTGGGATGTGGTGCTGGACAACTCCGGACGGAGCGAAGACTGGACGCGTGCCTCCGCCGAACTGCTGCGGAATTCAGCGGAGCTGTACGCCTACACGTCTTCGACCGGTGTATTCTATCCCTATCTCGGCTCCGGCATGACGGAAGCGACCCCGGTAGCGCTGGCCTTGCCGGAGGATCGTCAGGAGGACGGGGCGATGCGATATGGGGTCATGAAGGCGGCTTCCGAGCAGGTAGCCCGGGAGGTGTTCGGGCACGATCGCAGCCTGATCTTTCGCCCAACCTACATTGTCGGGCCCGGGGACCGCTCCAATCGGTTCCCGTACTGGCCTGCCCGATTGGCTCGTGGACGCCGGGTCCTGGCGCCAGGTCTACCTGACGACCCTGTGCAGTTCATCGACGTGCGGGATCTGACCCGCTGGATGCTGGATGCCATGGAGGCCCGGTTCGCCGGCACCTGGAATCTGGCCGGTCCCGGATTCGCGATGGGCATGCGCGCTTTCCTGCACGGCGCGCACGCCGCGTTCTCCAGTGCCGTCGAATGGGTCTATGTGCACGATCATGCTTTCTTCCAGGAGCACGGCATCGAAGCCTACGTGCCCTGGATTCTGCCGGTCGGTGACAATTACGGCTCCGCCCGCATCGACCCGGCGAAAGCGCATGCTTCCGGGCTGACCCATCGCCCCCTGGCCCAAACCGTTGCGGACACCTGGGCGTGGTGGCAATCGCCGGCGGTATCTCAACAGCGGCGCGACTCCCTGTCGGGAGAACGCTCGCTGATGGCACGGGAGGCGGAGTTGCTGGCGGCCTGGCAGGCCCGTAGCTGACGGCCTCGGCAGGCGTGTAACTGACAGCCCCGGAAGCTAGCTTCGGCGCGGTCCGGATTCCCGACGCTTGCGCCGAAGGCGCCATGCGGGGTACCACATGACCACTCCTGTGACAGGAAGCAGCACGGCCACCAGACAGGCCAGGGCCGCCAGGATGCGGCCACCGAGCCCCAGTATGCTTCCTGTGTGGATGGGGAGCATCAGCGATCTCACCCTGGTGCCCCCGGCCATGTCGTCAAACCGGTCCAGTCGGAGCAGCTCGCCATCGCCCGAACTCAGGAACGCGACATCTGCCGCATCATCATGCAACCTCTGTGGCAGAAAGGCGCGGATGGACGCCGGCCGCGACGAAGCTGCCGGGATGGAAAGGACAAAGCGCTCCGAATCCGGGAAGAGGTACTCGGCTCGTTCGAGCAGCTCCGTGTAGCTCCGCGTTTCCTCCCGCAAAGCCTCCGGAACCGAAGGACCGGGCTGCTGCCGCTCCCCACCACCTGCGGCGATGGCGGCTTCGCTGGCCCAGGAGTAGGCAAAAGGGAGCCCGGTAACAGCCAGTACAAGCAGCACAAGCACGGCGTACGAGCCCCAGACCTTGTGAAAGTCCGCAAGCAATCGGCTGAGGCGGCGTCCCCGGTAACGCATGGTGGCGACGTCGCGAAATCGCTGTCGCTTGCGTGGCCACCAGACGAATGCGCCCGTGAGCATTACCAGGATGAAGATCAGCGTGGCGGCACCGACCACTGTTCTGCCGATCTGGCCCGCGACCAGGCCGCGATGGATACGAAACAGGCTCATGTACCAGCCATGCTCCCGCTCGTACACAAATTGCTGCCGGGAGACGGGGTCGAACGCTATGTGTGCAGCACCGGCAGACGAGCGCCCCGCTATCAAAGGCAACCGAGACCCGTCGCGGTAGATCGTCACGGACCCCGAGCGAAAGCCCTGGGGCAGCGCAGCCATCCACTCATCCGGATCCAGGTCTGCAGTCGGCGCCTCGGCGAACCAGGCGGGATGCAGCACCCGGTTGATTTCGTCCTCAAAGGCCATGGGTATGGCGGTGGCGCACACCACAAGAATGACAGACCCCGACGCCAGGCCCAGCCAGCGGTGCAGTCTAACCATCCAGCCTCTCAGGCGGCGAGCCGGCTCAGCCATCGGCCGGGCGGGCCACCAGGATGCCCTGCTGAACTCGCACGCCCTGCACGTAGTCGGCGAGATCCTCTGAGATCTTCACGCCCCCGGACGTGGAGGCGTGAAGTAGACTTACACGCCCGTCTGGTTGTTTCAGGGCGATGCCGGTGTGCGTCACGTCGAGTCCTTCCAGACCGGCGGCGGTGGATACGATGTCGCCCGTGCGGATGCGATCGTAGTGCTGTCGAATCTCTTCCTGAGGTATGAAATGCAGGGTGAGCGTCTGGCGCAGGGACGCCTCCGCCTCCTGCACACAGGCGTACACTTGGTCATCTTCCAGGGCCGGATACGCCGAGCGGTGGGCCGACATGAAGCCGATCTCCTTCGGGAAGGGCATGCCTCCAACCTCGGCACTGACGTCCTCCACGAGTCCTCGCTCCTCATTGACCTGGATCCACTCGGTGAAGTAGTGCAGGCGATCGCAATACGCGTCTGCCTTCC
This window harbors:
- a CDS encoding 4a-hydroxytetrahydrobiopterin dehydratase, producing the protein MAGSSTSRSALSPSEVRAGLSGLDGWSYEDDKLHRTLEFGTFREAMGFLTRIAFEAEELNHHPELFNVYSTVRIGLTTHDAGDKVSAMDLELARRINQIAWI
- a CDS encoding PepSY domain-containing protein; amino-acid sequence: MVRLHRWLGLASGSVILVVCATAIPMAFEDEINRVLHPAWFAEAPTADLDPDEWMAALPQGFRSGSVTIYRDGSRLPLIAGRSSAGAAHIAFDPVSRQQFVYEREHGWYMSLFRIHRGLVAGQIGRTVVGAATLIFILVMLTGAFVWWPRKRQRFRDVATMRYRGRRLSRLLADFHKVWGSYAVLVLLVLAVTGLPFAYSWASEAAIAAGGGERQQPGPSVPEALREETRSYTELLERAEYLFPDSERFVLSIPAASSRPASIRAFLPQRLHDDAADVAFLSSGDGELLRLDRFDDMAGGTRVRSLMLPIHTGSILGLGGRILAALACLVAVLLPVTGVVMWYPAWRLRRKRRESGPRRS
- a CDS encoding NADH-quinone oxidoreductase subunit M, which codes for MNIPNLTSVVIFLPLLGALVTLLVRGDAIKWSALGVTLLTFVVSLGLLMGFDPAVSTATAPQMADMLDGWFGDRLDIKYFVGIDGLNILLILLTTLLGPIVVLSSWNYIGKSHKAYYTLLLVLQTGVTGVFASFDIFLFYIFFELTLIPMYFIIGIWGGEDRVYAAVKFVLYTLVGSLLMLVALLYLGYAAGDAVNAGVFTTDWYKLVSFNMPLDMQGWLFLLFALAFAIKVPLFPLHTWLPDAHVQAPTGGSVILAGVLLKMGTYGLVKFCLPFFPAAAQEYAMTFAILAVIGIVYGALVSRAQTDAKKLVAYSSVSHLGFVVLGIFAFTTEALQGAVIQMINHGISTGALFLLVGMLYERRHTRVMTDFGGIAKSVPVLTFVMILTVLASAGLPGLNGFVGEFMILMGSFKSTVIGSPLLIAFATTGVILAAVYLLWMVYRMFWGSLERDENRFMQDLNARELALLAPLVVLMVWMGFGPKPFLDLSEPSAEFLLDTIEAKQAWNPAEHPRLVFDGTRFVPADGDLELATR
- the nuoL gene encoding NADH-quinone oxidoreductase subunit L: MDLDLAVRLMVLLPLVGAVLNGLLPLFVPSLRKNETLIAVIGTAAVAIPFVVALTLFIPMLGGHAEAGVSTLFTWLAAGDFSVDFAYRIDQLSILMTLIVTGVGSLIHLYSAGYMHDDPGYWRFFAYLNLFIFAMLNLVLGDNLLVLFLGWEGVGLCSYLLIGFWYTDLKNSAAANKAFIMNRVGDFAFLMAMFIFVREIGALDFATLLAEGPNMEQTMINWAVLLLFIGATGKSAQIPLFTWLPDAMAGPTPVSALIHAATMVTSGLYLLARMSPVVLEAPGMMAVVAVVGALTAIVAATIAITQNDIKKVLAYSTVSQLGFMFMASGVGAFFVAIFHVMTHAFFKGCLFLGSGSVIHGMHHVEHELEHDGHGHHLDPQDMRTMGGLKKYMPHTRRTFFVSTLAIAGIPLLSGFFSKDEILFKVFEAGFNGAPIAWLVWAVGVITALLTAIYMTRCYVLTFEGEPRWPHADTLHPHESPWQMTVPLYVLAVLSVGGGWVGFPAVFEAIGLESWIHHWLGANYGGPVAEAQYDGYVPAAIEWGLLGLGSLIGIGGVLLAWRWYTTEGLARDEKLAAQFGGLYRLWQGKYFVDEAYHRTVVRPVIGGAEKAFSPFDKYFVDGLVNLVGYTTRGFSYLLRYLQTGVVQSYAVALVFGVLLVLGLLLFG
- a CDS encoding sodium:proton antiporter, which translates into the protein MRTFRYLPILLLLAGLAGFSSPAIAQESPASPTEAIADSAAIQDADADHAQDADNALDAAAGADTHAADDHGDDGHGPLPPVWLVIPFAAILLMIATGPLFYSHHWHHHYPKYSVALGLSVALYYGFVLHSWTPVIHAIQEYASFIALVASLFIAASGIYVSVNAKGKPVTNVVLLFFASVIANLIATTGSAMLFIRAYMRLNTGRLKPYHIIFFIFLVANVGGALTPIGDPPLFLGFLRGVPFFWTMVNVWHIWLFATILILIVFFVIDSRNKAEAPDPDPNKSLIELEGKKSFIWVAIIIGLVFVDPNVFDWVPNLYADYHIPIGIREMLMFAVAFAAFFTADKTAMEKNEFNFEPIREVGWLFLGIFATMQPALQLISNFAASNADALGVGTFYWGTGVLSGILDNAPTYLNFLAAAMGKFGLDVNMPSAVVEFATGVDSAVYLQAISVAAVFFGAMSYIGNAPNFMVKAIAESNGVETPSFMGYIVKYSIPILLPIYLIIYIVFYSGWF
- a CDS encoding NADH-quinone oxidoreductase subunit N codes for the protein MDLTNAYADLAGDLMATAPITLLAVLGLIAVVVDSFRNDHRSVPWIAGVGLGVALVWELTRLNDPAGTAFYGMLRTGGFASFVNVVILLGAGLSVELCGTYLKRIKHNYGEVYAIILFATVGMMVLGASNNLISVFVGLETMSICLYVLTGLVRDDEGGIESALKYFLLGAFATGFLLYGMALIYGATGTFYLPEIAAAVAINGASMLFWAGTGLLLVGFMFKVSAVPFHMWTPDVYQGAPTTITGFMSTASKTAAFASLILVLFLAFPGDELSYPLAVIALITMVLGNVLAVAQNNVKRMLAYSSVAHAGYVLVGLAAGSQAGYSGALYYMLIYTLMNIGAFGVMALLEWDDKEGREQTLDSLAGVGLRKPLLGWTMVFFMFSLSGFPPLGGFMGKVAVFAPAVEAGMVWLAIAGVLTSAVSAYYYLRVLVVFFMRSEDEVRVPVANNAFPVPRSAAAVLIFCAAALLVLGVYPQLLELTESYFASTAVASLP
- a CDS encoding DUF1460 domain-containing protein; its protein translation is MLRLLLLLVLFAGCSGRETPAHLPAQAAVLQTEPTHDTDAQSGAAGTRFAGSHAHAPTDSTEQRFHELMAWAVQQGLPDRPIAEIMAALGPRFLGAPYVVGPLDGFGHEVVVARLDAFDCFTFVEALLSMARGLRSGDLSWEGYLRRTEEQRYRHGKADAYCDRLHYFTEWIQVNEERGLVEDVSAEVGGMPFPKEIGFMSAHRSAYPALEDDQVYACVQEAEASLRQTLTLHFIPQEEIRQHYDRIRTGDIVSTAAGLEGLDVTHTGIALKQPDGRVSLLHASTSGGVKISEDLADYVQGVRVQQGILVARPADG
- a CDS encoding NAD-dependent epimerase/dehydratase family protein, with the protein product MHSRRQFLKQAALGTAALALPRMPRRSMRLLILGGTSFTGPHLVRLAIERGHTVTTFTRGLTAPALHGEWFAEAEMLTGDRDGDLSALEGRNWDVVLDNSGRSEDWTRASAELLRNSAELYAYTSSTGVFYPYLGSGMTEATPVALALPEDRQEDGAMRYGVMKAASEQVAREVFGHDRSLIFRPTYIVGPGDRSNRFPYWPARLARGRRVLAPGLPDDPVQFIDVRDLTRWMLDAMEARFAGTWNLAGPGFAMGMRAFLHGAHAAFSSAVEWVYVHDHAFFQEHGIEAYVPWILPVGDNYGSARIDPAKAHASGLTHRPLAQTVADTWAWWQSPAVSQQRRDSLSGERSLMAREAELLAAWQARS